A stretch of Electrophorus electricus isolate fEleEle1 chromosome 3, fEleEle1.pri, whole genome shotgun sequence DNA encodes these proteins:
- the ubxn2a gene encoding UBX domain-containing protein 2A isoform X3, protein MKDTDFRKRDNDGQWCDGVQNDDEEEEETPMRPSFSVEDLLDEVEKISSVSTSGKKVEMVVRLWKDGFTVNDEDLRSYSLDENQEFLEAIKRGELPLELEGRAEDEELEVNVEDMKDEIVTPRVLARSRSIHEDCAGPPLPAVELDEDLPVTSLQIWLTDGRRLVQRFNLSHRISDVQDFVEKAQRTSSPFILTTSLPCRELKDSGVSLEEADLINAVIVQRPLNTQAPFGHS, encoded by the exons ATGAAAGATACTGATTTTAGAAAAAGAGACAACGATGGCCAATG GTGTGATGGTGTTCAgaatgatgatgaggaggaggaggagacccCCATGAGGCCAAGTTTCTCTGTGGAGGACCTCCTAGATGAGGTGGAGAAGATCAGCAGTGTCTCCACGAGTGGCAAGAAG gtggagatggtggtgagGTTGTGGAAAGACGGATTCACTGTGAATGATGAGGATTTACGCAGCTACTCCTTAGATGAGAACCAAGAGTTCCTTGAGGCAATTAAACGAGG GGAACTGCCATTGGAGCTGGAGGGGAGGGCAGAAGATGAGGAGCTAGAGGTCAATGTGGAAGATATGAAGGATGAAAT CGTGACGCCACGGGTTTTGGCGAGGTCTCGATCAATACATGAGGACTGTGCTGGCCCTCCGTTGCCTGCAGTAGAGCTCGATGAAGACCTACCCGTAACATCCCTACAAATCTGGCTCACAGATGGCCGGCGGCTGGTGCAGAGATTTAACCTTTCTCATCG TATCAGTGATGTCCAAGATTTTGTGGAGAAGGCCCAGAGGACAAGTTCACCGTTCATCTTAACTACATCTCTGCCTTGTCGGGAGCTAAAAGACAGTGGTGTGAGTCTGGAGGAGGCGGACCTGATAAACGCTGTCATCGTCCAGCGGCCACTGAACACACAGGCACCCTTTGGTCACTCCTGA
- the ubxn2a gene encoding UBX domain-containing protein 2A isoform X1, with the protein MKDTDFRKRDNDGQWCDGVQNDDEEEEETPMRPSFSVEDLLDEVEKISSVSTSGKKVEMVVRLWKDGFTVNDEDLRSYSLDENQEFLEAIKRGELPLELEGRAEDEELEVNVEDMKDEMYVPKKKTFLPFTGRGYRLGSVTPRVLARSRSIHEDCAGPPLPAVELDEDLPVTSLQIWLTDGRRLVQRFNLSHRISDVQDFVEKAQRTSSPFILTTSLPCRELKDSGVSLEEADLINAVIVQRPLNTQAPFGHS; encoded by the exons ATGAAAGATACTGATTTTAGAAAAAGAGACAACGATGGCCAATG GTGTGATGGTGTTCAgaatgatgatgaggaggaggaggagacccCCATGAGGCCAAGTTTCTCTGTGGAGGACCTCCTAGATGAGGTGGAGAAGATCAGCAGTGTCTCCACGAGTGGCAAGAAG gtggagatggtggtgagGTTGTGGAAAGACGGATTCACTGTGAATGATGAGGATTTACGCAGCTACTCCTTAGATGAGAACCAAGAGTTCCTTGAGGCAATTAAACGAGG GGAACTGCCATTGGAGCTGGAGGGGAGGGCAGAAGATGAGGAGCTAGAGGTCAATGTGGAAGATATGAAGGATGAAATGTATGTTCCCAAGAAGAAGACTTTTCTCCCTTTTACTGGCAGAGGCTATAGATTAGGCAG CGTGACGCCACGGGTTTTGGCGAGGTCTCGATCAATACATGAGGACTGTGCTGGCCCTCCGTTGCCTGCAGTAGAGCTCGATGAAGACCTACCCGTAACATCCCTACAAATCTGGCTCACAGATGGCCGGCGGCTGGTGCAGAGATTTAACCTTTCTCATCG TATCAGTGATGTCCAAGATTTTGTGGAGAAGGCCCAGAGGACAAGTTCACCGTTCATCTTAACTACATCTCTGCCTTGTCGGGAGCTAAAAGACAGTGGTGTGAGTCTGGAGGAGGCGGACCTGATAAACGCTGTCATCGTCCAGCGGCCACTGAACACACAGGCACCCTTTGGTCACTCCTGA
- the ubxn2a gene encoding UBX domain-containing protein 2A isoform X2: MANALRCDGVQNDDEEEEETPMRPSFSVEDLLDEVEKISSVSTSGKKVEMVVRLWKDGFTVNDEDLRSYSLDENQEFLEAIKRGELPLELEGRAEDEELEVNVEDMKDEMYVPKKKTFLPFTGRGYRLGSVTPRVLARSRSIHEDCAGPPLPAVELDEDLPVTSLQIWLTDGRRLVQRFNLSHRISDVQDFVEKAQRTSSPFILTTSLPCRELKDSGVSLEEADLINAVIVQRPLNTQAPFGHS; this comes from the exons ATGGCCAATG CTCTTAGGTGTGATGGTGTTCAgaatgatgatgaggaggaggaggagacccCCATGAGGCCAAGTTTCTCTGTGGAGGACCTCCTAGATGAGGTGGAGAAGATCAGCAGTGTCTCCACGAGTGGCAAGAAG gtggagatggtggtgagGTTGTGGAAAGACGGATTCACTGTGAATGATGAGGATTTACGCAGCTACTCCTTAGATGAGAACCAAGAGTTCCTTGAGGCAATTAAACGAGG GGAACTGCCATTGGAGCTGGAGGGGAGGGCAGAAGATGAGGAGCTAGAGGTCAATGTGGAAGATATGAAGGATGAAATGTATGTTCCCAAGAAGAAGACTTTTCTCCCTTTTACTGGCAGAGGCTATAGATTAGGCAG CGTGACGCCACGGGTTTTGGCGAGGTCTCGATCAATACATGAGGACTGTGCTGGCCCTCCGTTGCCTGCAGTAGAGCTCGATGAAGACCTACCCGTAACATCCCTACAAATCTGGCTCACAGATGGCCGGCGGCTGGTGCAGAGATTTAACCTTTCTCATCG TATCAGTGATGTCCAAGATTTTGTGGAGAAGGCCCAGAGGACAAGTTCACCGTTCATCTTAACTACATCTCTGCCTTGTCGGGAGCTAAAAGACAGTGGTGTGAGTCTGGAGGAGGCGGACCTGATAAACGCTGTCATCGTCCAGCGGCCACTGAACACACAGGCACCCTTTGGTCACTCCTGA